CACAGCAGGTAGCCCACCATCGGCGTCGCCACGACGGCCGTGAAGATGCCGCGGTTCTTGTTGCTCTCCCACCAATGGTGGGCGACCAGCGGGAGCACCGCGATCCCGAGCAGCATCACCGCGAAGGGGATCACCGCCCAGAGCGGGACCGAGCTACCGAAGTGCTCCATGACGTGGGGGCCCTGCTACTACGTGCGCCGATTCTTCGCAAGCTCAGCCGCCGTCCGAGACGCCGCCATCGGCGACCCCGGAGTCCGGCGAGCCGGTCATGACACACGCGCCGGCGACGCAGACCCGCATGCCCATGCAGCTGTTGCCGCACATGTTGCAGTGGTCGGCGTCGGTCAGCGTGTCGGTGCAGCCGTCCGCGCAGCACGTGGGCGTCAGCCCGCCGCACGCCGCGCCGCCGCCCACGCTGCCCATGTCTCCGTTGCACACGCACCGCCCGCCCATGCACATCTCGCCTGCGCCGCAGCTCACGCCGCAGCCGCCGCAGTTGTTCTCGTCGGTGGCCGTGTCCACGCAGCCGTCCCCGGCGCAGCACGTGTCCCCCGCGCCGCAGGCCGCGCCGCCCTCACAGCGGCAGGCGGAGCCCATGCAGGTCTCGCCGCTGTCGCAGGTGACGCCGCAGCCGCCGCAGTTGCTCGCGTCGGTCGCCGTGTTGACGCAGCCGCCCGGACAGCAGCTGTCCATGCCGGAGCAGGCGGGCCCCCCGGCGCAGCGACACGAGGTGCCGTTGCAGGTCTCGCCCGTGTCGCAGGTGACGCCGCAGCCGCCGCAGTTGGTCACCGTGTTCAAGGCCACGCAGCTGGCGCCGCAGCAGCGCTGGCCGCTGACGCACGCCGGGCCCGTGGGCCGCGTGGTGCCGCCGCAGGCGCAGTCGCCGGCCGCGTTGCACGACTCGTTCATGCCGCAGGTCGTGCCGCACGCGCCGCAGTTCGAGGTCGAGAACGCCACCTCGCAGTAGGGCGCGCCCGCGGCGCAGTCGAGCCTCCCCGCCGCGCAGACGCAGCTCCGCGACACGCAGCTCGCGTTGCCGCCGCAGTTGTTGCCGCAGGCGCCACAGTTCGCGTTGGTGTCGATGTTGGTCTCGCACCCGTTGGCGTGGTTGCCGTCGCAGTTCGCCCAGCCGTCGTTGCAGCTCGCGATCCGACAGGTGCCCCCCGAGCACATCGGGGTCGCGTTCGCGAGGCTGCAGGCGTCGCCGCAGCTCGCGCAGTCGCTGACCGTGCCGAGGCGCCGCTCGCAGCCGTTGGCGTCGTTCATGTCGCAGTCCGCCCAGCCGCTCGAGCAGCTGACGATCTCGCAGCGGCGAGAGGCGCAGGTCTGGGTCGCGTTGGCCAGGCTGCAGCCCACGCCGCACGCGTTGCAGTTCGCGAGGGTGCGCAGGTCCACCTCGCAGCCGTCTCCCGGCAGCCCGTTGCAGTCGGCGAAATTGGGCTCGCAGGTCGTGATCTCGCACCGCCCCGCGTTGCAGCGCTCCCCCGCGTTCGGCAGGGCGCAGCTGCGCCCGCAGCCCCCGCAGTGGGAGAGGCTGGTGAGCGTGTCCGTCTCGCAGCCGTCGCGGTCGGGCAGGCCGCCGTTGCAGCTGGCGAGGTTGGGCGCGTCGCACTCGCAGATGCGGTCCGTGCAGACGGTGCTCGCGCCGCAGACCACGCCACATCCGTTGCAGTTGTTCGGGTCGTCCGTCACGACGATACACGCGCTGCCGCAGCAGAGGTTCGCCTCGGGGCCGGCCGCCGCTTCGGGGCAGGCCTGGACCTCGGTGGCCGTGCCCATCGCCGCGCCGCAGGTGCAGACGCCGCTCACGCAGCTCTCGCCTTCCCCACAGCCGCGCCCGCAGGCCCCGCAGTTTGCCGGATCCGAGTCGAGGTCCACGCAGCCGATGCCGCCGCCACAGCAGTCCGGGGTGGCGCCCTCGCAGGCCGCGTCGCCCGGCTCCGCCGTGCAGTCGCAGACCCCTCCGCTGCAGCGGTCGGCGCTCGTGATGTCACAAGCGAGCCGGCAGCCGCCGCAGTTCGTGAAGGAGTCGGCGTAGCTCACCAGCCCCGCGCTCACGCAGCCGACGCTGTTGGTCGGGTCGAGGACCTCGTCCACCACGCCGTCGCAGTTGTTGTCGACTCCGTCGCAGCAGCCGTCGGTGCCCATCACCCCGCCCGCGCAGTGGTCGGGCTGATCGGGGTTGATCGAGGCGCCGGGCACCGCGCCCATGGCCATCTCGCACATCGGCGGCTCGACGTAGCCGTCCCCGTCGATGTCGTCGTCGCAGCTGCGGTCGTCGTCGAGCAGACAGCTCTGCGCCACGCCGTCCTCGCAGCGATCGATCAACACCTCGTTCATGGCGCGTCGATAGGTCAGCGGGTCGGTGTCGTCGCAGTCGACGGGCGGCTCCTGCCCGTCCTGGTCCATGTCGCCCGGCGGGCAGCTCTCGTCGAGCATGCCGTCGAGGTCCTCGTCGATCGTGTTGCCGCAGCGCTCGCGTGCGTCGGGGTGGACCGCCGGGTCGCAGTCGTTGGCGCGTGGCTCGCACGGCTCGCCCGGATCCTCGAGCCCGCAGGCGGGGTAGCCGTCGCCGTCGTCGTCCGCCTCTCGGCACTCGTCGAGCTCGTCCGTCAACCCGTTGCAGTTGTTGTCGACGCCGTCGCACACCTCGGCCGCGCCTGGGTTGATCGCCGCGGGGTCGCAGCCGTCGCACTGCGACGCGCGGTCGACGCAGTCGGGGAAGCGATCCTCGAGGCTGCACTGCTCGATCCCGTCGCCGTCCTCGTCGCAGCAGGCGTCCTCGCCGCTGCAGTCCTGGTCGATCCCGTCGAGGCAGGTGTCGATGGCGCGCGGGTTGACCTCGGGGTTGTTGTCGTTGCAGTCACAGCCGACGGTCGCGCCCGGCGCGCACGCCACGACGCCGTCCATGTCGTTGTCGCCGCAGGCCTCTTCGACGTCGCCGTCGCAGTCCTCGTCCACGCCGTTCTGGCACTGGAAGCCGGCCCCCGGGAAGATCATGTCGTTCGAGTCGTCGCAGTCGCTCGCGCGCATCTCCGGGCACAGGTAGTCGGTGTCCTCGCAGGCGCGCTCGCCGCCCCCTTCGCTGCGCTCGCGGCACGACGTGGCGGCGCTCGAGAGCCAGGTGTCTCCGTCCAGATCGAGCGCGCCGACGGGCCCCACCAGCACCACCGAGTCCGTGACGACCCCGGTGACGCCGTAGCAGCGCGTCGCGACGAGGACACCGTCGTCGGGCGTCTTCGCGACCATGTGCACGAGGATGGTGCTCGGGCGGTCGAGCTCGATCCCGACCCGCAGAGGGTTGTCCTCGAGGTCTCGCTGGGACCGGGCGGGCGTGAACACGCGCGGCGCGGGCATCGCGGGCGGCAGGCTCGGGGAGTCGAGGGAGACCACCGTCACCGACAGCTCGGACACGTCGGCCTGGGCGTAGAGCTCGATCTGCACGCCGCTGGAGCCCGGATCGCACGCGGCGAGCAACGAGCAGCCCAGGAGAGTGAAGAGGAGACGCGAAGGGGAAGCCACTGCGGGCCAGCATATCACCGGCGGCAGCCCATTGAAGTACCGAGCCCGCAGGATCTTGGAGACCGGCGCCGAGGGCCTCCGCGTGACAGAGTCCCGCCCATGGGCGGCGGTTGGATCGGTTACATCTACGCGATCGGGGGCTGCATGCTGTTGGTGCTGCTCATCGGTGGCTCCACCATGGTGCTCTACGCGGTCGCCCGCGCGCGGGGGGACGGCAAGACCAAGGGCCACGTGAGCTCGGTCTCGCGAGGTGAGGGACCCGACGAGACCGCTTGATCCCCTCGGGTAGCCCGCTATGGTCCGCGGCTCGCCTCGCCAGAAGCATGCGCGACGAAGAGCTGGACGGGCTCACCAAGGCCCAGCACGACCTCGAGTGGTCCCGCCTCGTGGAGGCGGTGGCGGCGCGATGCACCGGTCCGCTCCGCGAGACCCTCGAAGCGCTCGAGGTCCACGAGACCTACGAGGCGGCGCGGGTCGCCCTCGTGGAGGCGGCCGAGGCGGCGGAGCTGCTGCGCCTCGACGAGCCGCTGCCTTTGGACGGGATTCGCGACGTCCGGCGCCCGCTCGCCCGCCTCGAGAAGCAGGGCGCGCTCGACGGGACGGAGCTCCGCGCGATCGCCACGACCCTCGGCGCCGCCCGCGCGCTCCGGAAATTCCTGGCCCGTCACCGCGACCGGGCCCCCGCGCTCCATCAGGCCTGCAGCACGGATCCAACCCTCGATCGGCTGGTCGACGAGCTCGAGCGCGCGGTGGAGCCGGACGGCACGCTCGCCGATACGGCCAGCCCCGAGCTCGGCCGCCTGCGCACCGAGGTGGCGAACCTGCGGGCGCGCATCGTGGGGCGGCTCGAGGCCATGCTCCTCAAGCACGCCGACATCGTCCAGGATCGCTTCCACACGCTCCGGGAGGGGCGCTACGTCATCCCCGTGCGCACCGACGCGCACGAGAAGCTCCCCGGCATCGTGCACGGGACGAGCGGGAGCGGCGCCACGGTCTTCGTCGAGCCCAAGGCGATCGTCAACCAGGGCAACCGCCTGAAGATGGCGCAAGGGGAGCTCGAGCGAGAAGAGGCGCGCATCCTCGGGATCCTCAGCGGGCGGGTGCGCGACCGCGGGGCCGAGGTGAGCGCGGCGGTGGACGCGCTCGACCGCGCCGATCTCCGGCACGCCGCGGCGCGCCTGTCCAAGGATCTCGGCGCGACCATCCCGAAGCTGTCCCGCGCGCCCCGGATGCGGCTGATCGACGCGCGACACCCGCTGCTCGCGCTCGAGGGCGTCGAGGTCGTCGCCAACGATCTCGAGCTCGAGGCGGGCGGCGCGCTGGTGATGAGCGGCCCGAACGCGGGCGGCAAGACGGTCTCGCTCAAGGTGCTCGGGCTCGCCGCCCTGATGGCGCGGGCGGGGCTGCCCGTGCCCGCCAACGAGGGGAGCGAGGCGGGCTTCTTCTCGCCGGTCCTGACCGACGTGGGCGACGAGCAGTCGCTCCAGAAGAACCTCTCCACCTTCAGCGCGCACGTGACCAACCTCGTGAGCGTGCTGCACGCGTCGGGGCCGAGCGCCATGGTCCTGCTCGACGAGATCGCGACGGGCACCGATCCCCACGAGGGGGCCGCGCTCGCCTGCGCGCTGGTCGACGCGCTCTGCCAGAAGGGCGCGGCGCTCGCGGTCACCACCCACTACGAGCGCCTCAAGGCGATGGCGGTCGAGGACCCGCGCCTCCGCAACGCGTCCGTCGGCTTCGACGTGGCGCGCATGGCCCCCACCTTCGTGGTGCGGCGGGACGTGCCGGGCAGCTCCAGCGCGCTCGCCGTGGCCCAGCGCTTCGGGATGCCGCAGGGCGTCTTGACGCGCGCGAAGGAGCTGCTGCCGGATGAGAGCCGCACCTTCGACGCCCTGGTCCAGAAGCTCGAGTCGCGCTTCGAGGAGCTCGAGAGCGAGCGGGCCCAGGCCGAGGCCGCGCGGCGCGAGGCCGAGCGGCTGCGCGACGAGGCGGCCCTCGAGCTCGAGCGTCGACGGCAGCGCGATCACAAGAAGCTGAGCGAGGAGGGCGCGCGGCTCATGGAGCAGCTGCGCCAGGCGCGCGCCCAGCTCAAGGACGCCCGCAAGGCGCTCCGCAAGAGCGAGCGCCACGACGAGGCCGCGCTCCGCAAGATCCGGGAGCAGCTGGACGGCGTCGGCGCGCAGGTCGAGGGCGAGCTGAAGGACGTCGTCGTCGCGCCTCCGGCCGCGCCCCCGAAGGACGTCGGCACGCCGGTGGAGGCGTCCGAGGTCGAGGTGGGCCAGCGCGTCTACGTGCCGCGGCTCCGGACCGAGGTCGACGTGGTCGAGGCGCCCAGCAAGGGCCGCGTTCGCGTCGCGGCCGGCCCGGTGAAGCTCTGGGTGAAGGTCGACGAGATCCGCAAGAAGGACGCGCCGCGCGAGGCCGCCAAGCCGACCGCGTCGGCGCCCTCGGCCGCCGTCTCGAGGTCGCGCGCGCCGGCGTCGGACAACACGCTCGACGTCCGCGGGATGCGGGTCGACGACGCCATCTCGATGACGGAGAGCTTCCTCGACCGCATGTTCGGCGCCTCGGAGGCGCTCGCCTACATCCTCCACGGCGTCGGCAGCGGCGCGCTCCGCGACGCGATCCGCGAGCACCTCGGCCAGCACGCCGGGCAGTACGTCCGAAGCGTGCGGCCCGGCACCCTCGAAGAGGGCGGCGAACGCATGACGGTCGTGCAGCTTCGCTGAGCCGTGTCGCCCGTCGGCGGCGCCTCAGAACTCGAAGCGCTCGTAGGGGTCGCCGGAGCTCGGCGGGGTCTCACCCGCGGGCTCGGGGGGACTCTCCGACTCGGTCGTGGAGGGGCGGCCGCGCCGCGGGCGTGGCTCCTCGGAGGGTTGCGCGATCGGCTCGACCCGCGCCTGGGTCGTCCGCTCGTCCGGTCGGGCCGTCAGCGCCACCCGCTGCTCGGTCGTCTCGCCCGTCAGCGCCACGTCCATCGGCTCGTACCCGTCGAGCTCGAGGGTCACCGCGAGCGGCTCGTCCATCACGTCGAGCGAGAGCGGCGTGGTGCCGATCGGCTGGTCGCCCTGGAGCACGCGCGCGCCTTCGGGCTCGCTGACGAGGCGGACCGACCGGACGGCGGGAGGCGGCGTCGGCGGCGGCGCGGAGACCTCGGTCGGAGGCGGCGACACCCGGTCGGCCGCCTCGGCGATCTCGTCGGGCGCGCTCGAGATCACGATCGTGACCGCGAACGCCGTCGCGAGCAGGATGAGCGCGCCGCCGATGGCCAGCGGGAGCTTCGGCAGCCCGCCGAGCAGGCCGCCGCCCCGGCCCGCCGCCTCCCGCTCCACGTCGGGCAGGCAGGCCATCAGCCGGGCCTCCATCTGCTCGGCGTTCTCGAAGCGGTCGTCCGGCTCCTTGCCGAGCGCGCGCATCGCGAGCTTGTCGAGGCTGCGCGGGATGGGGCGCTCCGGGACCGCCATGCGCGGAGACGGCGGCGTCTCCCGGATGTGCTTGGCCATGACGACCACCGCGTCGTCGTCGACGAAGGGCGGCTGTCCGGTGAGCAGCTGATAGAGGAGCGTGCCGACGGTGTAGAGGTCGCTCCGATGGTCGAGCGTCTTGCCCTGCGCCTGCTCGGGCGACATGTAGCGCGGCGTCCCGAAGACGGTGCCCGCCTGGGTCTCGAGCTGGTCGATCTGGTGGTCCTCGCGGAAGACCTTCGCGATCCCGAAGTCGAGCACCTTCACCACGGGGCGCGAGTGGCCCTCCACGCGAGCGAGGAAGATGTTATCGGGCTTCAGGTCGCGGTGGATGATCCCCTTCGAGTGCGCCTCCGCGAGGGAGCGGAGGATCTCCTGGATCGTGCGCATCGCCTGCTCGATCGGCGGGGTGCCCTCCCGCTCTATCCAGGCCGTCAGGAGCTCGCCCTCGAGCAGCTCCATCGCCAGGAAGAGGTGCCCCTCCTCGTCCTCGCCGAAGTCGAAGACGCGCACCGTGTTCGGGTGCATGAGCATGCTCATCGCCTTCGCCTCGCGGTGGAAGCGCGCCACCGTCTCGCGATCGCTGACCAGCTCGCTCTTGAGCACCTTCAGCGCGACCGGACGGTCCAGCCCCGACTGCTCGGCGCGGTAGACGGTGCCCATGCCGCCGGTGCCGATGCGCTCGATGACCTGGAAGCGTCCCGCGACGAGCCGCCCGAGGAGCGGGTCGTTCTTCGACGCGGCGAACTCCTCGGCGCCGACCAGGCGTGTCCCGTCGTTGGCGCACGTCGCTCTCCCCCGCGCCGGGTACGCGGTGCGACATGTCGGGCAGATGCGCATGGCTCAGACGGGCTCAGGATAACACGACGCGGGCGGGGCGAGGACTCCGTTGCCGCGCCCGTCGGTCGCTCAGGGCGAGGCGACGCCGCCCGACGTGAACATGGGGCGCGGGAGGCAGTGCATCTCCCAGTTGCCGGTGAACACGGGCCGACACTGACCCATGTCTCCGCAGTCGCTGTCCCGGCAGCAGGTCGCCCGGCACTGCATCGGCTCGCTGCCCGGCCGGCCGTCGGGGCCCAGGCAGGTCAGGTCGCGGCACTCTTCGCCCGACGCGCAGGCCTCTCCGTTCTCCTTGCCGCCGCCCGTGTAGAAGCAGATCGGAAAGTAGTCCGTGCGGCCGGAGACGTCGAGCGCGGCGTAGACGCAGGCGGCGTTGCCGGAGTCGCCCGGGCACTCGGAGGCGTTCCGGCACGAGTCGCGGCAGCGGTCCCCAGCGCACATGCCGGTGGGGCAATCCCCGCCGCCGAAGCAGCGCTCGAAGCGGCAGTAGCCGCCCTCACAGAAGGTGCTCGTGTCGGTGAAGCTCACGCAATCCAGCGTCGAGCCGCAGGTCGCGGGGGTGCCGATGGGCCCGCGACACGAGAGGATGCCGCGATCGGAGATCGTGTAGGCGGCGTCGGAGCCGAGCGCGCACCACTCCGATCCGCACACCGAGCTGCCCTGGCAGGCGTTCGCGGGCGGCGCGCCGAAGCTCCCCATCGCGAGGATGGACGTCGGCACGCAGCCGCGCGCGCCGCTCCCGGGCGCCCAGCAGACCTCGCCCGCGTCGCAGTCGGCGTCGACGCAGCAGCTGCGGGTGCAGATCCCCGACCTCGCGTTCAGGTGCTCGGGCAAGAGGCGCAGCGCCTCGGCGTTCATGCACTGACTCGACGCGCACTCGGCGTCGTAAGTGCAGCCGCGCCCGTTCTCCGAGACGTCGACGCACTGGCCGTTGGCCGGGTTGCAGCGCTGCGGCGCGGTGCACGCGAAGGCCGGCATGCGGCAGTCACGCACCAGCGGCTGGCAGCTCGGCGGGTCCGTCTCGAGGTCGCAGAACTGATCTGCGGCGCAGATGTCCGGGAGGTTCTGGCAGTTGACCTCCTGGCAGCGGTCGTTGGCCGTGCAGCTCGGGTCGGTGCAGCTCAGCGGGTTGCAGATCTCCTCGGCCCGGCAGTTCGTGCCGTCGGGCGTGCTGGAGTCGCAGTCGTTGTCCGCGCCGTCGCACGGATCGTCGACTCGCCCGGGGTAGACCGTCGGGTCGGCGTCGTTGCAGTCGATCATCCCGCCGGTCGCGCCGCAGCTGCTGACCCCGTCGCCGTCCTCGTCGAAGCCGTTGTCGACGACGCCGTCGCAGTCGTCGTCCATCCCGTTGCAGAGCTCCTGCGAGCACTCCACGCACGTCCCCTCGGCGCCCGTCTGGTTGCTGCACCGGAAGTTGTCGGCGCCGTAGGCCCCGGGGCAGGGATCCGCGCCATCGACCGTGCACGGCAGGCCCTCGTCGGGCGCCGCGCCGCCGATGATGCTGCACCCGGCCGCGGCGAAGAGCGCGAGGAGGGTCCCGGCGATCCAGGCGCCGCGCATCAGAAGCTCACCCTCAGCGAGAGCGGCGTCACGTCGACGTCGAGGGAGGCCTCCGCCTCCACCTCCTCGTCCGCGCTCCGGATCGGCGCGCGCTCCACCGTGTGTTCGCGCAGGAAGTAGAGGAGGAGCGAGGAGATCACCAGCGCCCCGCCGAGGCCGAGCGTGACGTCGGCGGCGATGCCGAGGCCCTGTGCGTCCGGGTAGCTGTTGGCGCTGCTCCGCGCCTCCAGGGTGAGCGCGCCGAGGACGCCGCCCGTGGCGAGCGACGCCGCGCCCACACCGAGGGTCAGCCAGAAGCCGAGGTCCGCCACGCCGTTCTCGCGCACGACCACGAGACCCGGGAGCTGCCGCAGCGCCTCGACCTGCTCGGGCTGCGGGGCCTCGCGCTCCGTCGAGGTGCGCGCGCCCTGGAGGCGCCGGATGGTGGCCTCCGCGCGCGCCTGCTCGCGGGCCTGCTGCTGCGGGAGCAGCTGCTGGTACTGCTCGTAGTAGCGCAGCGAGAGGTCGAGCTCGCCGAGCAGCTCGTACACGCGGGCCAGGTTGAACACGAGGGTGGGGGAGTTCGGGTCGAGCACGAGCGCCCGCTCGAGCGCCTGCGCGGCCTCGCGATACTGGCCGGCTTCGTAGCGCTCGCGCGCCTGACGGAAGAACTCGACCGCCTCGGGCGGGGTCGCCTCCATGCCGTCTTCGGCCACGGCGTCCTCCTGGGCCCACCCCGAGCCGGGGCGGAGCACGCACAGAAAGCAGAGCAAGCCGAGGAGCGCGCGATGCGCTGGAACCATCCTGCGACGTTACCGACTCCCTGGATTTTCCGCTACCCCGACCCGCCTTACCCGGGCCTCTCCGACCCAGACCCCGGCGTCAGCGAGGGACGACGGCGTTGGGCATCAGCGCCATCGCCGAGCCGCTCCCCAGCAGGCGGAGGGTCGTGGCCGCCGAGACCGTCGCGCGCAGCTCGGGGGCCACCCGCGCGAGCACGGCGTCCTGGGTCTCGAGCGCGACGGGATCGATCGGGGAGGCGCCGATGCCGAGGAGGCTCAGCGCGTAGTCGAGCAGGGTGGCCGGCCGGTCCGGCTCGAGGCGAATGCCCACCTCGGGGCCCACGCCCGCCGCGCGGCGGGCCGCCGCGAGCGCCGAGCCGACCCCGCCCAGGTGGTCCACCAGCCCATTGTCGATGGCCTGATCCCCCATCCAGATCCGCCCGCGCCCGACCGCGTCGACCTCGGCGACGCGCATGCCGCGCCCGCGGGCCACCCGGCGCAGGAACATGCGGTACCACTCGCGCACGTTCCCCGAGAGCGCGTGCCGCTCCTCCGGGGTGAAGGCGCGGTAGAGCGAGGTCGCGCCGGCGTGCTGGCCTCGGCCCACCTGCTCGAGGCTTACGCCGATCTCCTCGCCGAGCGGCGCGAAGTCGACCTTGCCGAACCAGATCCCGATGGAGCCGGTGATCGTGGACGGGTCGGCCCAGATCTCGTGGCAGGCCGAGGCGACGTAGTAGCCCCCGCTCGCGGCCACCGCGCCGAGCGAGGCGATGACCGGCTTGCGCCGCCGCGCTCGCGAGATCGCGCGGTAGATCTGATCGGCGGCCATGACGGAGCCGCCCCCCGAGTCCACCCGGATCACGATCGCCCGCACGGACGGATCGGCCGCGAGTCGATCGATGGCGCGCGAGACGGTGCGCCCACCGCTGAAGTGCAGTCCGAGCAGGGGGATGTCGACGTTCTCCCCGTCGACCATGGTGCCGTCGATCACGACGACGCCGATCTGCGGCCGGTGCCCCCAGCGCTCGGGGACCTCCCACGGCGCGCCTCGCTCCCGGGGAAAGGAGCCCCCGAACGCCTCTCGGAGCTCGTCGTCGAGGTCGTTCTCGTCGGCCAGCGCGTGCACGACGCCGGCGTCGAGGGCCTGTTGCGGCAACAGCGGGCCGCGATCGATGAGCGCGCGGAGATCGGCGCGAGACATCTCCTGGTCGCCGGCCGCGTCGAAGACCAGCCGACGGTAGGCGAGGTCGAGGATCGACTCGGTCTGCGCGCGGGCCGGCGCGGTCTGCGCGTCGTTGAGGAACTGCTCCGTGGCGCTCTTCCAGGCGCCGATGCGCACGAAGTCGGCCCGCACCCCGAGATCTCGCAGCACCTCACCGAAGTGCATCAGCTCGCTCGACACGCCGGTCAGCCGGACGCCCCCCGCGGGATCGAGCAGGATGCGGTCCGCGCCCGCGCAGGCGTACCACTCGCTCCCCGCCGCGTCGTCGAGGTGGCAGACGACGGGCTTGCCCGCCTCGCGCAGCTGATCGACCAGCATCCGGATCTCCTGCGCGTAGGCGAGCCCGATGCCGCTCCCGCGCGGCCGCAGGTACACGCCGCGCACGCGCTCGTCATGGAGGGCGCGCTCGAGCCGACGGACCACGTAGACGATGCCGCGCGCGCCGAGCCCGCCCAGCTCCACGTCCAGCACGTAGCTCCCTCGCGGAAGGCCCTCGCGCTGGGCGCCCTCGAGGCGCGCCGACGCGTACCAGCCGGGCGCCGCCTCGAGGCCGTCACCCACCGCGACGCCGCCGCCCACGCCGACCTGACCCCAGTCGACCGCGACGCCGCCCGTCACCCGCACGGCGGGGTCGGGGCCGTCCAGGCGCGACAGCTCCGCGGCCGCGATGAGCCGCCCCACGTAGGGCACCGTGGCCTCCGCGGCGGCGCGGGCGCCGACGCGCCCGTCTTCGTCCAGCGCGCCCGCGAAGTCCAGCGACAGGACGCGGCTGCCGAAGGGGCGCAGGGCCGCCCCGAGCAAGAACGAGCGCGGCACGCTCTCGAGCGTCCCGCCGAGCCGCGGCCCCACGACGTCGCGCGCGAGGAAGCTCAGCGCGAGCCAGTCGACCGGGCGCCAGCTCGCCGACAGATCGAGCGTGGTCACCCCGTCGAAGCGCACGTCGCCCGACGCGAGGAAGCGCAGCGCGGCGCCCACGCTCAGCGCGTCTTGCAGCCCCCACGCGAGCGCGAGCGACACCATCGTGCGCTCCGCGTTCTCGGGCACGCCCAGGGTGGGCCGGATCGAGTCGACCGCGAGCCCCGCCGCGAACCCGAAGAAGAGCGGCGACGCGGCGTAGAAGCCATCTCCGTTGCCGCGCCGCTGTCCGCCCTCGGCGGTGTCCGCGTGCACGTAGGCGAGCCCCCACGAGGGCAGGAACGCCAGCGCGCTCGGGTTCAGATTCACCGCCTCCGGCGTGTCCGGCGTGGTGACCGAGTAGCCCGGCAGGTCGACCGGGGACGTCTCCCGGTCCCACTGCGCGAGCGCGGTGGAGGGGAGCGAGCAAGCGAGGAGGAAGGCGAGGAGACGCACGCGCGAATCCTAGCAGCCGCCCCGTCGCGCCAGGGCGCGCGTCAGTCGTCGTCGGTCGAGATTTCGTTGGGCACGCAGTACGTCCAACACCCGCCCCCGGGCTGGCACGACTGACCGCAGGTCGACTCGGCGAAGGTGGAGCAGCCTCCCTGCCAGAT
This Sandaracinaceae bacterium DNA region includes the following protein-coding sequences:
- a CDS encoding serine/threonine-protein kinase, translating into MRICPTCRTAYPARGRATCANDGTRLVGAEEFAASKNDPLLGRLVAGRFQVIERIGTGGMGTVYRAEQSGLDRPVALKVLKSELVSDRETVARFHREAKAMSMLMHPNTVRVFDFGEDEEGHLFLAMELLEGELLTAWIEREGTPPIEQAMRTIQEILRSLAEAHSKGIIHRDLKPDNIFLARVEGHSRPVVKVLDFGIAKVFREDHQIDQLETQAGTVFGTPRYMSPEQAQGKTLDHRSDLYTVGTLLYQLLTGQPPFVDDDAVVVMAKHIRETPPSPRMAVPERPIPRSLDKLAMRALGKEPDDRFENAEQMEARLMACLPDVEREAAGRGGGLLGGLPKLPLAIGGALILLATAFAVTIVISSAPDEIAEAADRVSPPPTEVSAPPPTPPPAVRSVRLVSEPEGARVLQGDQPIGTTPLSLDVMDEPLAVTLELDGYEPMDVALTGETTEQRVALTARPDERTTQARVEPIAQPSEEPRPRRGRPSTTESESPPEPAGETPPSSGDPYERFEF
- a CDS encoding MopE-related protein, producing the protein MASPSRLLFTLLGCSLLAACDPGSSGVQIELYAQADVSELSVTVVSLDSPSLPPAMPAPRVFTPARSQRDLEDNPLRVGIELDRPSTILVHMVAKTPDDGVLVATRCYGVTGVVTDSVVLVGPVGALDLDGDTWLSSAATSCRERSEGGGERACEDTDYLCPEMRASDCDDSNDMIFPGAGFQCQNGVDEDCDGDVEEACGDNDMDGVVACAPGATVGCDCNDNNPEVNPRAIDTCLDGIDQDCSGEDACCDEDGDGIEQCSLEDRFPDCVDRASQCDGCDPAAINPGAAEVCDGVDNNCNGLTDELDECREADDDGDGYPACGLEDPGEPCEPRANDCDPAVHPDARERCGNTIDEDLDGMLDESCPPGDMDQDGQEPPVDCDDTDPLTYRRAMNEVLIDRCEDGVAQSCLLDDDRSCDDDIDGDGYVEPPMCEMAMGAVPGASINPDQPDHCAGGVMGTDGCCDGVDNNCDGVVDEVLDPTNSVGCVSAGLVSYADSFTNCGGCRLACDITSADRCSGGVCDCTAEPGDAACEGATPDCCGGGIGCVDLDSDPANCGACGRGCGEGESCVSGVCTCGAAMGTATEVQACPEAAAGPEANLCCGSACIVVTDDPNNCNGCGVVCGASTVCTDRICECDAPNLASCNGGLPDRDGCETDTLTSLSHCGGCGRSCALPNAGERCNAGRCEITTCEPNFADCNGLPGDGCEVDLRTLANCNACGVGCSLANATQTCASRRCEIVSCSSGWADCDMNDANGCERRLGTVSDCASCGDACSLANATPMCSGGTCRIASCNDGWANCDGNHANGCETNIDTNANCGACGNNCGGNASCVSRSCVCAAGRLDCAAGAPYCEVAFSTSNCGACGTTCGMNESCNAAGDCACGGTTRPTGPACVSGQRCCGASCVALNTVTNCGGCGVTCDTGETCNGTSCRCAGGPACSGMDSCCPGGCVNTATDASNCGGCGVTCDSGETCMGSACRCEGGAACGAGDTCCAGDGCVDTATDENNCGGCGVSCGAGEMCMGGRCVCNGDMGSVGGGAACGGLTPTCCADGCTDTLTDADHCNMCGNSCMGMRVCVAGACVMTGSPDSGVADGGVSDGG
- a CDS encoding putative metal-binding motif-containing protein, with translation MRGAWIAGTLLALFAAAGCSIIGGAAPDEGLPCTVDGADPCPGAYGADNFRCSNQTGAEGTCVECSQELCNGMDDDCDGVVDNGFDEDGDGVSSCGATGGMIDCNDADPTVYPGRVDDPCDGADNDCDSSTPDGTNCRAEEICNPLSCTDPSCTANDRCQEVNCQNLPDICAADQFCDLETDPPSCQPLVRDCRMPAFACTAPQRCNPANGQCVDVSENGRGCTYDAECASSQCMNAEALRLLPEHLNARSGICTRSCCVDADCDAGEVCWAPGSGARGCVPTSILAMGSFGAPPANACQGSSVCGSEWCALGSDAAYTISDRGILSCRGPIGTPATCGSTLDCVSFTDTSTFCEGGYCRFERCFGGGDCPTGMCAGDRCRDSCRNASECPGDSGNAACVYAALDVSGRTDYFPICFYTGGGKENGEACASGEECRDLTCLGPDGRPGSEPMQCRATCCRDSDCGDMGQCRPVFTGNWEMHCLPRPMFTSGGVASP
- a CDS encoding Smr/MutS family protein, which encodes MRDEELDGLTKAQHDLEWSRLVEAVAARCTGPLRETLEALEVHETYEAARVALVEAAEAAELLRLDEPLPLDGIRDVRRPLARLEKQGALDGTELRAIATTLGAARALRKFLARHRDRAPALHQACSTDPTLDRLVDELERAVEPDGTLADTASPELGRLRTEVANLRARIVGRLEAMLLKHADIVQDRFHTLREGRYVIPVRTDAHEKLPGIVHGTSGSGATVFVEPKAIVNQGNRLKMAQGELEREEARILGILSGRVRDRGAEVSAAVDALDRADLRHAAARLSKDLGATIPKLSRAPRMRLIDARHPLLALEGVEVVANDLELEAGGALVMSGPNAGGKTVSLKVLGLAALMARAGLPVPANEGSEAGFFSPVLTDVGDEQSLQKNLSTFSAHVTNLVSVLHASGPSAMVLLDEIATGTDPHEGAALACALVDALCQKGAALAVTTHYERLKAMAVEDPRLRNASVGFDVARMAPTFVVRRDVPGSSSALAVAQRFGMPQGVLTRAKELLPDESRTFDALVQKLESRFEELESERAQAEAARREAERLRDEAALELERRRQRDHKKLSEEGARLMEQLRQARAQLKDARKALRKSERHDEAALRKIREQLDGVGAQVEGELKDVVVAPPAAPPKDVGTPVEASEVEVGQRVYVPRLRTEVDVVEAPSKGRVRVAAGPVKLWVKVDEIRKKDAPREAAKPTASAPSAAVSRSRAPASDNTLDVRGMRVDDAISMTESFLDRMFGASEALAYILHGVGSGALRDAIREHLGQHAGQYVRSVRPGTLEEGGERMTVVQLR